From the genome of Sulfitobacter sp. DSM 110093, one region includes:
- a CDS encoding 2-hydroxychromene-2-carboxylate isomerase — protein sequence MARIDYFFATLSPYCYLAGNRLEAIAEKHGAEIVYKPFDIIAAFPRTGGMPPAERHPSRNEYRAQDLPRQARKLGLPFNLKPAHWPTNGAPAAYAVIAAQNAGGGDLGKLTHAITRAVWAEEKDIGHDDVVRACLEEAGFDPDLANSGLLQGAETYAANLEEAVTQGVFGAPFYIVGDQRFWGQDRLEDLDLHLGGKL from the coding sequence ATGGCCCGGATCGATTATTTTTTCGCAACCCTGTCACCCTATTGCTACCTTGCCGGGAATCGGCTTGAGGCAATTGCTGAAAAGCACGGTGCTGAGATCGTGTACAAGCCTTTCGACATTATCGCGGCCTTCCCCCGCACGGGTGGCATGCCTCCGGCAGAGCGGCACCCAAGCCGCAATGAGTACCGCGCCCAAGACCTGCCGCGTCAGGCGCGCAAGCTGGGTCTGCCCTTCAACCTCAAGCCCGCGCATTGGCCCACCAACGGCGCGCCTGCGGCCTATGCGGTGATCGCCGCGCAGAATGCCGGTGGCGGTGATCTGGGCAAGCTGACCCATGCCATCACCCGCGCTGTCTGGGCCGAAGAAAAGGACATCGGCCATGACGATGTGGTCCGGGCGTGTCTGGAAGAGGCGGGTTTTGACCCCGATCTGGCGAACAGCGGCTTGCTGCAAGGGGCCGAGACCTATGCCGCCAACCTTGAGGAAGCCGTCACTCAAGGTGTCTTTGGGGCGCCTTTCTATATCGTTGGGGATCAGCGGTTCTGGGGGCAGGACCGTCTGGAAGATCTTGATCTGCACCTCGGGGGCAAGCTGTGA
- a CDS encoding alpha/beta hydrolase, with the protein MIPEVNARRFGHGPRPALAIHCSLAHSGAWRGVGAALSDELTLRAFDLPMHGRSGDWDGQGNIHDVATDMALSLLEAPMDLIGHSFGATVALRLAIEHPELVRSVTLIEPVYFAAAKEDDPDAMAEYNEQNMAFEAALVEGDKETAARLFNRVWGDGTKWDQIPEPTRAYMVDRIGFIPASSPFLGEDSAGLLAPGMFDRASMPALLVEGSASPKAALAINASLMRRLPNARRVSVEGAGHMVPITHPAEVAEAIRDFLNDLPLA; encoded by the coding sequence GTGATCCCAGAGGTCAACGCGCGCCGTTTCGGTCACGGCCCGCGCCCGGCCTTGGCGATCCATTGCTCGCTTGCGCACTCCGGTGCGTGGCGGGGCGTTGGGGCTGCCCTGTCGGACGAGCTGACCCTGCGGGCGTTCGATCTGCCGATGCACGGGCGGTCGGGCGATTGGGACGGGCAGGGCAATATCCACGACGTGGCAACCGACATGGCGCTCAGCCTGCTCGAAGCGCCGATGGACCTGATCGGCCATTCCTTTGGCGCGACGGTCGCGCTGCGGCTGGCGATCGAGCATCCCGAGTTGGTGCGCAGCGTTACCTTGATTGAGCCGGTCTATTTCGCCGCAGCCAAGGAGGATGATCCTGACGCGATGGCCGAATACAACGAACAGAATATGGCATTTGAGGCCGCCTTGGTCGAGGGCGACAAGGAGACCGCTGCACGGCTGTTCAACCGGGTCTGGGGCGATGGCACGAAATGGGACCAGATTCCCGAACCGACCCGCGCCTACATGGTGGATCGGATCGGTTTCATCCCCGCCTCTTCGCCCTTCCTCGGAGAGGACAGCGCCGGGTTGCTGGCGCCGGGCATGTTCGACCGCGCGTCAATGCCCGCGCTGTTGGTAGAGGGAAGCGCGTCGCCCAAAGCGGCGCTTGCGATCAATGCGTCGCTGATGCGCCGCCTGCCGAACGCACGGCGGGTTTCAGTCGAAGGGGCAGGGCATATGGTGCCGATCACGCACCCCGCCGAAGTCGCCGAAGCGATACGCGATTTCCTGAACGACCTGCCGCTGGCGTGA
- a CDS encoding beta-eliminating lyase-related protein: MFFASDNAGPVHPKVMERVIAANSDYAMPYGKDSIMDEVRAQIREQFEAPEAEVYLVATGTAANALALACYTQPWQTIFCSKVAHIEEDECNAPEFYAGAAKLTLVETDDKMTPDALRRAIVARAAGDVHTPQRGPVSITQVTERGGVHSLEELQALTAVAKEYDLPVHMDGARFANALVALGCTPAEMTWKSGVDVVSFGGTKNGCMGVEAVVFFDPKKAWEFELRRKRGAHLFSKHRFLSAQMAGYLADGAWLETATAANANAAYLAEGLRKAGAEFLHEPAANMIFARFPRAIHRKLHDAGARYYLWDGTLEGDDDEMLAARMVCDWSISRDQIDQFLSHF, from the coding sequence ATGTTTTTCGCCTCTGACAACGCCGGCCCCGTCCACCCAAAGGTGATGGAGCGCGTGATCGCCGCCAACAGCGACTACGCCATGCCCTACGGCAAAGACTCGATCATGGATGAGGTGCGCGCGCAGATTCGCGAACAGTTTGAGGCACCTGAGGCCGAGGTTTACCTCGTCGCCACCGGCACCGCGGCCAATGCGCTTGCGCTGGCCTGCTATACCCAGCCGTGGCAGACAATCTTCTGCTCCAAGGTCGCGCATATCGAAGAGGATGAGTGCAACGCCCCGGAGTTCTACGCAGGTGCGGCCAAGCTGACACTGGTAGAAACCGACGACAAGATGACCCCCGACGCCCTGCGCCGCGCCATCGTCGCGCGGGCGGCGGGCGATGTGCACACGCCGCAACGCGGCCCGGTGTCGATCACACAGGTGACGGAACGCGGCGGGGTGCACAGCCTTGAAGAATTGCAGGCCCTGACAGCGGTGGCCAAGGAATACGACCTGCCCGTGCATATGGACGGCGCGCGTTTTGCCAATGCGCTGGTGGCCTTGGGCTGCACGCCAGCTGAGATGACGTGGAAGTCTGGCGTTGATGTGGTCAGCTTCGGCGGCACCAAGAACGGCTGCATGGGTGTCGAGGCGGTCGTCTTTTTCGACCCCAAAAAAGCGTGGGAGTTTGAACTACGCCGCAAGCGCGGGGCGCATCTGTTTTCCAAACACCGCTTTCTCTCGGCGCAGATGGCGGGCTACCTCGCGGACGGCGCTTGGCTGGAAACGGCTACGGCTGCCAATGCCAATGCTGCCTATCTGGCCGAAGGTTTGCGCAAGGCCGGGGCAGAGTTTCTGCATGAGCCCGCGGCCAATATGATCTTCGCCCGTTTCCCCCGCGCCATTCACCGCAAGTTGCATGATGCAGGCGCGCGCTATTACCTCTGGGATGGCACGCTGGAGGGCGACGATGACGAGATGTTGGCCGCGCGGATGGTCTGCGACTGGTCGATCAGCCGCGACCAGATCGACCAGTTCCTAAGCCACTTCTAA
- a CDS encoding YcgN family cysteine cluster protein, with translation MSDPIPRKGLAPKFWEKKPLKEMSQTEWEALCDGCGKCCLNKLEDEDSGEVALTRVACRLLDDSTCRCVHYENRHEFVPDCIVLRPDNLDTHAYWMPQTCAYRLLWEGKPLPEWHPLLTGTPDSVHDAGVSVQFDTVSEFDTPFEEWEDHIIEEPT, from the coding sequence ATGAGCGACCCGATTCCCCGCAAGGGCCTTGCCCCGAAATTTTGGGAGAAGAAGCCGCTTAAAGAGATGTCGCAGACCGAATGGGAGGCGCTTTGCGATGGCTGCGGCAAATGCTGTCTGAACAAGCTTGAAGACGAAGACAGCGGCGAAGTAGCCCTGACCCGCGTCGCCTGCCGCCTGCTTGATGATAGCACCTGCCGCTGTGTGCATTACGAGAACCGCCATGAATTCGTGCCCGACTGCATCGTGCTACGCCCTGACAACCTTGATACCCACGCCTATTGGATGCCGCAGACCTGCGCTTACCGCCTGCTGTGGGAGGGCAAGCCCCTGCCCGAGTGGCACCCCCTGCTGACCGGCACCCCCGACAGCGTGCATGACGCCGGGGTCAGCGTGCAATTTGATACCGTGTCCGAATTTGATACCCCGTTCGAAGAATGGGAAGACCATATTATCGAGGAGCCCACCTGA